The following are from one region of the Halodesulfurarchaeum sp. HSR-GB genome:
- a CDS encoding 30S ribosomal protein S7: MSEEADPEAETEAETEEELAEEEEETVSAELFGKWDVTGIQYTDPSTRRYISVTPVAHTMGRHAAKQFKKSEISVVERLANRLMQTEENTGKKQKTLKIVEEAFELIDERTEESPVQVLVRAIENAAPREETVRLKYGGISVPKAVDTGPQRRVDQALKFLAEGTYGASFKTPTDVEEALAQQLIGAAEGDVQTYAVNQKEEKERVAAAAR; the protein is encoded by the coding sequence ATGTCCGAGGAAGCAGATCCCGAGGCCGAGACCGAGGCCGAAACGGAAGAAGAACTCGCGGAGGAAGAAGAAGAGACCGTCTCCGCCGAGCTCTTCGGCAAGTGGGACGTGACCGGTATCCAGTACACGGACCCGAGCACTCGCCGCTACATCAGCGTGACTCCCGTGGCCCACACCATGGGCCGACACGCGGCCAAGCAGTTCAAGAAGTCGGAGATCTCCGTGGTCGAGCGACTGGCCAACCGACTGATGCAGACCGAGGAGAACACCGGCAAGAAACAGAAGACCCTCAAGATCGTCGAGGAGGCCTTCGAGCTGATCGACGAGCGCACCGAGGAGAGCCCGGTGCAGGTTCTGGTCCGCGCCATCGAGAATGCGGCCCCGCGTGAGGAGACCGTCCGCCTGAAGTACGGTGGCATTTCGGTCCCCAAGGCCGTGGACACGGGTCCTCAGCGACGGGTCGACCAGGCACTGAAGTTCCTCGCCGAGGGCACCTACGGCGCGTCCTTCAAGACCCCGACCGACGTCGAGGAGGCACTCGCCCAGCAGCTCATCGGCGCGGCCGAGGGCGACGTGCAGACCTACGCGGTCAACCAGAAAGAAGAGAAAGAGCGCGTCGCGGCGGCGGCCCGCTAG
- a CDS encoding elongation factor EF-2, with protein MGRRKKIVEQCERLMDQPEQIRNIAIAAHIDHGKTTLTDNLLAGAGMISEDLAGEQLAMDTEEDEQERGITIDAANVSMTHNYQDKDYLINLIDTPGHVDFGGDVTRAMRAVDGALVVVDAVEGTMPQTETVVRQALRENVKPALFINKVDRLINELQEGPEEMQERLQEVIRDVNELIRGMAEERYEEDNWKVSVQDGTVAFGSALYNWAISAPSMAETGIDFGDVIEMERNDKRTELHKQSPLSDVVLDMVAEHFPNPVDAQPDRIPTVWRGDDTTQLAKDMQMVNKDGEVVFMVTDISMDPHAGEIATGRVFSGTLREGQELYVSGTAGKNRLQSVGVFMGGEREEVEAVPAGNVASVTGLKDAIAGSTVSSVEMTPFESIEHISEPVITKSIEAQKMDDLPKLIKVLQQVSKEDPTIGVEINEDTGEHLISGQGELHLEVITQRIERNQGIPVRTGEPIVVYREAPTQESEEVQGISPNRHNRFYVTVEPLSDELIDTIKLGEASMDMPEQERREALQEAGMEKDTSQNVEDIVGTNVFIDDTKGIQHLNETMELIIEGLEEALEDGPLAAEPVEGALIRLHDARLHEDAIHRGPAQVIPAMREAVHRALIDAEIRLLEPIQDVRIDVPSEHMGAASGEIQGRRGRVDDMYQEGDLMVVEGIAPVEEMIGFSSDIRSATEGRASWNTENAGFRVLVDNLQPEKITEIRERKGMKTELPESINYF; from the coding sequence ATGGGCCGACGCAAGAAAATCGTCGAACAGTGTGAGCGGCTCATGGACCAGCCGGAGCAGATCCGGAACATCGCCATTGCCGCTCACATCGACCACGGAAAGACCACGCTGACTGACAACCTCCTCGCCGGGGCCGGGATGATCTCCGAGGACCTGGCCGGCGAACAACTCGCCATGGACACCGAGGAGGACGAGCAGGAGCGTGGCATCACCATCGACGCGGCGAACGTGTCGATGACACACAACTACCAGGACAAGGACTACCTGATCAACCTCATCGACACGCCGGGCCACGTCGACTTCGGGGGCGACGTCACCCGTGCCATGCGCGCGGTCGACGGGGCGCTCGTGGTCGTCGACGCGGTCGAGGGCACCATGCCCCAGACCGAGACGGTCGTCCGCCAGGCCCTGCGGGAGAACGTCAAGCCGGCACTCTTCATCAACAAGGTCGACCGCCTGATCAACGAGCTCCAGGAGGGGCCCGAGGAGATGCAGGAGCGCCTGCAGGAGGTCATCCGGGACGTCAACGAGCTCATTCGCGGGATGGCCGAGGAACGCTACGAGGAGGACAACTGGAAGGTCAGCGTCCAGGACGGCACCGTGGCCTTCGGCTCGGCGCTTTACAACTGGGCGATCAGCGCGCCGTCGATGGCCGAGACGGGCATCGACTTCGGGGACGTCATCGAGATGGAACGCAACGACAAGCGCACGGAGCTCCACAAACAGTCCCCGCTTTCCGACGTCGTGCTCGACATGGTCGCCGAGCACTTCCCCAATCCGGTCGACGCTCAGCCCGACCGGATTCCAACTGTCTGGCGTGGAGACGACACCACCCAGCTGGCCAAGGACATGCAGATGGTCAACAAGGACGGCGAGGTCGTCTTCATGGTCACGGACATCTCGATGGACCCCCACGCGGGCGAGATCGCCACGGGGCGGGTCTTCTCCGGGACGCTCCGTGAGGGTCAGGAACTGTACGTCTCCGGGACGGCCGGCAAGAACCGGCTCCAGTCCGTCGGGGTCTTCATGGGCGGCGAACGCGAGGAAGTCGAGGCAGTCCCGGCCGGGAACGTCGCTTCGGTCACCGGCCTGAAGGACGCTATCGCCGGGTCGACGGTCTCCTCGGTGGAGATGACGCCGTTCGAGTCCATCGAGCACATCTCCGAGCCGGTCATCACGAAGTCCATCGAGGCCCAGAAGATGGACGACCTCCCGAAGCTGATCAAGGTCCTGCAGCAGGTCTCCAAGGAGGACCCGACCATCGGGGTCGAGATCAACGAGGACACCGGCGAGCACCTGATCTCCGGGCAGGGTGAACTCCACCTGGAGGTCATCACCCAGCGCATCGAGCGCAACCAGGGGATTCCGGTTCGCACGGGCGAACCGATCGTCGTCTACCGCGAGGCCCCGACCCAGGAGTCCGAAGAGGTCCAGGGCATCTCGCCGAACCGTCACAACCGGTTTTACGTCACGGTCGAGCCCCTCAGCGACGAGCTGATCGACACGATCAAGCTCGGCGAGGCCTCGATGGACATGCCCGAACAGGAGCGCCGTGAGGCCCTGCAGGAGGCGGGCATGGAGAAGGACACCTCCCAGAACGTCGAGGACATCGTCGGCACCAACGTCTTCATCGACGACACGAAGGGGATCCAGCATCTCAACGAGACGATGGAGCTCATCATCGAGGGCCTGGAGGAGGCCCTCGAAGACGGCCCGCTCGCGGCCGAACCCGTCGAGGGCGCGCTGATCCGACTCCACGACGCGCGGCTCCACGAGGACGCCATTCACCGTGGTCCCGCCCAGGTCATTCCGGCCATGCGCGAGGCCGTCCACCGGGCGCTCATCGACGCCGAGATCCGCCTGCTCGAACCGATCCAGGACGTCCGGATCGACGTCCCCTCCGAGCACATGGGCGCGGCCTCCGGCGAGATTCAGGGTCGTCGGGGACGCGTTGATGACATGTACCAGGAAGGCGACCTGATGGTCGTCGAGGGCATCGCCCCGGTCGAGGAGATGATCGGCTTCTCCTCGGACATTCGCTCGGCCACCGAGGGCCGTGCCTCCTGGAACACCGAGAACGCCGGCTTCCGGGTACTGGTCGATAACCTCCAGCCCGAGAAGATCACCGAGATCCGCGAGCGCAAGGGCATGAAGACCGAACTGCCCGAGAGCATCAACTACTTCTAG
- the psmA gene encoding archaeal proteasome endopeptidase complex subunit alpha, with the protein MQGQQQQAYDRGITIFSPDGRLYQVEYAREAVKRGTPSVGVRTEEGVVLAVDKRSRSELMEPDSIEKLHKVADHVGIASAGHVADARRLIDFARRRAQVEELRYEEPVGVEVLTKAVTDNIQQYTQMGGVRPFGAALLIGGVSDGEPHLFETDPSGTPNEWKAVAIGADRSDIQDYLEEHWTAELTLDEGIELALGALSHIRDEPLSAGELALAAIETETEAYRRLAEAEIADHLEAVAEEE; encoded by the coding sequence ATGCAGGGTCAACAGCAGCAGGCCTACGACCGTGGGATCACCATCTTCTCCCCGGACGGACGGCTCTACCAGGTCGAGTACGCACGTGAAGCGGTCAAACGAGGCACTCCCTCTGTCGGCGTTCGAACCGAGGAGGGCGTCGTCCTCGCGGTGGACAAACGCTCGCGTTCGGAGCTCATGGAGCCCGATTCCATCGAGAAGCTTCACAAGGTCGCCGATCACGTCGGCATCGCCAGCGCCGGTCACGTGGCCGACGCACGCCGACTGATCGACTTCGCCCGTCGCCGTGCGCAGGTCGAGGAACTGCGCTACGAGGAGCCAGTCGGCGTCGAGGTCCTCACCAAAGCCGTGACCGACAACATCCAGCAGTACACCCAGATGGGCGGCGTGCGCCCGTTCGGGGCCGCTCTGCTGATCGGTGGGGTCTCCGACGGGGAACCCCACCTCTTCGAGACCGATCCCAGTGGCACGCCGAACGAGTGGAAAGCCGTCGCCATCGGCGCGGATCGCTCGGACATCCAGGACTATCTGGAAGAGCACTGGACGGCCGAGCTCACCCTGGATGAGGGGATCGAACTGGCCCTGGGCGCACTCTCCCACATCCGGGACGAACCGCTTTCGGCCGGTGAACTGGCCCTGGCCGCTATCGAGACGGAGACGGAGGCCTACCGTCGCCTCGCGGAGGCGGAGATCGCCGATCACCTGGAGGCCGTGGCGGAGGAAGAATGA
- the psmB gene encoding archaeal proteasome endopeptidase complex subunit beta, which translates to MNVEDPYEPELGSLPEWESAGADTKHTETGTTSIGVTTADSVVIATDRRASLGGRVVSNKNVTKVEQVHDTAALTMVGSVGGAQSFIRSIRAEANLYEARRDKPMKIDALATLASNFLRGGPFFMINPILGGVDDTGPHVYSIDPAGGLSEDEYVVTGSGMQFAMGVLEQEYREDLSHEEGIEIAARAVQSASERDTASGNGITIAEVTTEGVEIHEHEDIDDVLGGA; encoded by the coding sequence ATGAACGTCGAGGACCCCTACGAGCCCGAACTGGGGTCGCTGCCCGAGTGGGAGTCGGCCGGTGCGGACACCAAACACACCGAGACCGGGACCACCTCGATCGGCGTCACTACCGCTGATTCGGTCGTGATCGCGACCGATCGGCGGGCAAGTCTCGGCGGCCGGGTCGTCTCGAACAAGAACGTGACCAAAGTCGAGCAGGTACACGACACTGCGGCGCTGACCATGGTCGGCTCCGTTGGGGGCGCCCAGTCGTTCATCCGCTCGATCCGCGCCGAGGCGAACCTCTATGAGGCACGCCGGGACAAGCCGATGAAGATCGACGCCCTGGCAACCCTCGCCTCGAATTTCCTCCGTGGTGGGCCCTTCTTCATGATCAACCCCATCCTCGGTGGCGTGGATGACACCGGGCCACACGTCTACAGTATCGACCCGGCTGGGGGGCTCAGCGAGGACGAGTACGTCGTGACCGGCAGCGGCATGCAGTTCGCGATGGGTGTGCTCGAACAGGAGTACCGCGAAGATCTCTCCCACGAGGAAGGAATCGAGATCGCGGCCCGTGCCGTCCAGAGCGCGAGCGAGCGGGATACGGCCAGCGGCAACGGTATCACCATCGCCGAGGTCACGACCGAGGGCGTGGAGATCCACGAACACGAGGATATCGACGACGTCCTCGGTGGGGCCTAA
- a CDS encoding bacterio-opsin activator domain-containing protein encodes MFPLDGLVILTSIGLRLIGLGYSVYLLYQVEDRRFGFFTLMLGLMASRQILSYQTGTSGIDELPGLVVSVLAVLTVYYLSEYVEQEQAIRETIQATNDRLRTFEKAIEHAGHAIFITEPDGTITYANRAVESVTGYTRGEVIGRDPSMWKSGYHDPAFYRGMWETIEAGSIWEGQIVNERKSGEEVWVDMTIAPIVGDSGAVEKYVAVDTDITDRRERKEQITEQKERLATLNRTNEVLRDINRELVEADSRADIETAVVEQFANSDQYAFACLSDQAVDAEILRPRTKAGIDDTDMEDLIAAINDLEGSDPLRTAARTGTVQISTCADPEADWCDPWLDRGYRATVAIPLTYGDRQYGVLCIGTEAGDAFEDIETAVFAELGETIGYAINAVESKEALLTDSVTEIEFQVTDPSYFPVALTADGGSMELTWMTPGTGDTLVQYFTVTGLQPESIREYVAGTPSLETVDILTEDDAELQVRFEVQESTLARPIGEAGGDLRHIEAADGRARLTVHLSPNANVRAVIEGLQTDHPSIELRARRETERPTPTAEEVRTTIEESLTDRQREALHTAFIAGFFDWPRENSGEEIAETMAISQSTFLQHLRTAQKKVFAVLLRDEPVR; translated from the coding sequence GTGTTCCCGCTTGACGGCCTCGTCATCCTGACCTCGATCGGACTCCGGCTTATCGGACTGGGGTACTCGGTCTACCTGTTGTATCAGGTCGAGGACCGACGGTTCGGGTTCTTCACGTTAATGTTGGGCCTGATGGCATCAAGACAGATCTTGAGCTACCAGACCGGAACCTCCGGCATCGACGAACTGCCCGGGCTGGTCGTCAGCGTGCTCGCCGTGCTGACTGTCTACTACCTCTCGGAGTACGTCGAACAGGAGCAAGCGATCAGGGAGACGATCCAGGCGACCAACGACCGCCTCCGGACCTTCGAGAAGGCCATCGAACACGCGGGCCACGCGATTTTCATCACTGAACCCGACGGCACGATCACTTACGCGAACCGCGCCGTCGAGTCGGTCACCGGATACACGCGGGGTGAGGTCATCGGGCGTGACCCCTCGATGTGGAAGTCGGGATACCACGATCCAGCCTTCTACCGGGGGATGTGGGAGACGATCGAGGCGGGTTCGATCTGGGAGGGGCAGATCGTCAACGAGCGAAAATCCGGCGAGGAGGTCTGGGTCGATATGACGATCGCACCCATCGTCGGTGACTCGGGGGCCGTGGAGAAATACGTGGCCGTCGACACCGACATCACCGACCGGCGGGAACGCAAGGAGCAGATTACCGAGCAGAAAGAGCGCCTGGCGACGCTGAACCGGACGAACGAGGTCCTCAGGGACATCAATCGCGAACTGGTAGAGGCCGATAGCCGGGCGGACATCGAGACCGCCGTCGTCGAGCAGTTCGCCAACTCGGACCAGTACGCCTTCGCCTGTCTCTCCGATCAGGCCGTCGACGCCGAGATCCTCCGTCCCCGGACAAAAGCCGGAATCGACGACACTGACATGGAGGACCTCATCGCGGCCATCAACGACCTCGAGGGCTCGGACCCGCTTCGGACGGCGGCCCGGACCGGAACCGTCCAGATCAGCACCTGTGCGGACCCCGAGGCCGACTGGTGTGACCCGTGGCTCGATCGGGGATACCGGGCGACCGTCGCCATCCCGCTCACCTACGGCGACCGCCAGTACGGCGTGCTCTGTATCGGGACCGAGGCGGGTGACGCTTTCGAGGACATCGAAACGGCCGTCTTCGCCGAACTGGGCGAGACGATCGGGTACGCGATCAACGCCGTCGAGAGCAAGGAGGCACTCCTGACGGACAGTGTAACCGAGATCGAGTTCCAGGTGACCGACCCATCGTACTTCCCGGTAGCCCTGACAGCGGACGGGGGATCGATGGAACTCACCTGGATGACCCCCGGAACGGGCGACACGCTCGTCCAGTACTTCACGGTCACGGGACTCCAACCCGAATCGATACGGGAATACGTAGCCGGGACCCCCAGCCTGGAAACCGTCGACATCCTCACCGAGGACGATGCCGAGCTACAGGTTCGCTTCGAGGTACAGGAGTCCACCCTCGCACGACCGATCGGTGAGGCGGGGGGCGACCTCCGACACATCGAGGCCGCCGACGGTCGCGCCCGGTTGACAGTCCACCTCTCGCCGAACGCGAACGTCCGGGCCGTGATCGAGGGGCTCCAGACCGATCATCCGTCGATCGAACTCCGGGCCCGACGCGAGACCGAGCGTCCGACGCCAACCGCCGAGGAAGTCCGGACGACCATCGAAGAGTCACTGACCGATCGACAGCGGGAGGCGTTGCATACGGCTTTCATCGCTGGGTTCTTCGACTGGCCCCGGGAGAACTCCGGCGAGGAGATCGCCGAGACGATGGCGATCTCCCAATCAACCTTCCTCCAGCATCTGCGAACGGCCCAGAAGAAAGTGTTTGCAGTCCTCTTGCGGGACGAACCGGTCCGTTAG
- a CDS encoding 4Fe-4S dicluster domain-containing protein, translating to MSVDGAPGVPDLDRARMDEMVEAERADPEETLAEVEYSTELGLAMAEDAKRVSRGSLSSESFWAAYDEQARAVFGAEYTETPNPAVDKGGSCQTIDEPAAAQLSCSVDSMDAVAEQIETPENGDVRWGMVIDLQKCVGCDSCTVACKAENRTPPGVTYNVVMEEEHGEFPNTTRTNIPRPCMQCEKPSCVQVCPVSATYKMENGIVNIDYDRCIGCRYCMIACPYGARYLDFGGSYDDEVMGAGEVTSPEYGVDRGPREEGESPMANARKCSFCYHRLGRGEEPACVETCIGDARNFGDLNDPDSEVSRMADSTRATQLKEHTGNDPNVYYLK from the coding sequence ATGAGCGTCGACGGCGCTCCGGGGGTACCCGACCTGGATCGGGCCCGGATGGACGAGATGGTAGAGGCCGAGCGGGCGGATCCCGAGGAGACGCTGGCCGAGGTCGAGTACTCGACGGAGCTTGGCCTGGCCATGGCCGAGGACGCCAAGCGAGTCTCCAGGGGGTCACTTTCGAGCGAGTCCTTCTGGGCGGCGTACGACGAGCAGGCCAGAGCCGTGTTCGGGGCGGAGTATACTGAGACCCCGAACCCGGCCGTGGACAAGGGTGGGAGTTGCCAGACCATCGACGAGCCGGCGGCTGCCCAGCTCTCCTGTTCGGTGGACTCGATGGACGCCGTCGCTGAACAGATCGAGACTCCGGAAAACGGGGACGTTCGGTGGGGCATGGTGATCGACCTGCAGAAGTGTGTCGGCTGTGACTCGTGTACGGTCGCCTGCAAGGCGGAGAACCGCACACCGCCCGGGGTCACCTACAACGTCGTCATGGAGGAGGAGCACGGGGAGTTCCCCAACACGACCCGGACGAACATCCCCCGCCCCTGCATGCAGTGTGAGAAGCCCTCCTGTGTCCAGGTCTGCCCGGTCAGCGCGACATACAAGATGGAGAACGGGATCGTCAACATCGATTACGATCGCTGTATCGGCTGTCGGTACTGTATGATCGCGTGCCCGTATGGGGCCCGATACCTCGACTTCGGCGGGAGTTACGACGACGAAGTCATGGGGGCCGGTGAAGTGACCAGTCCGGAGTACGGCGTCGATCGAGGGCCCCGCGAGGAGGGCGAATCGCCGATGGCCAACGCCCGGAAGTGTAGCTTCTGCTATCACCGGCTGGGGCGGGGCGAGGAACCCGCCTGCGTGGAGACATGCATCGGCGACGCCCGGAACTTCGGGGACCTGAACGATCCGGACAGCGAGGTCTCCCGGATGGCTGATTCCACCCGGGCAACACAGCTGAAAGAGCACACGGGCAACGACCCGAACGTGTACTACCTCAAGTGA
- the nrfD gene encoding NrfD/PsrC family molybdoenzyme membrane anchor subunit, with translation MATASSLPNFNPGFEDNRIRIAWYGLLVLTLLVGAYATYQRIVGGMATTNLTSITPWGAWVAFYIYFIGLSAGAFLVSTLANVFEMEGMEKIDRDALFAAIIAMVVAMLFVWIDLGRMERMYFPFIWRQLTSALSWEVHAYVAYIGVLTAELYFSMRADLVRVSNHASGLRGRIAGLLTLGRTSLSESAIQTDRSWLKRIGILGIPLAIFFVHGGTGILFAGVKARAYWNSGLFPVIFVVSALLSGTALVMAVYVLRRKLFEGKPVDLDLLDRLGQLLLGFVLIDAAFTAIEALIGVMSLEGAHLSAWLTIALGKMAWSFWIVMVGLGWVVPLILTSRRSWRRRPMLMVIAGLSVVIGIVGVRFNIVVPPLVNPVMEGLPAGDYLPSLTEWATSFGIVAVGLLIYTLGAEVLPLTPLTEEDNS, from the coding sequence ATGGCGACTGCAAGCTCTCTTCCGAACTTCAATCCGGGTTTCGAAGACAACCGCATCCGGATCGCGTGGTACGGCCTGCTGGTCCTCACGCTCCTGGTCGGTGCATACGCGACCTACCAGCGCATCGTCGGGGGCATGGCGACCACGAATCTCACCTCGATCACCCCGTGGGGGGCCTGGGTGGCATTCTACATCTACTTCATCGGGCTCTCGGCGGGCGCCTTCCTCGTGAGCACCCTCGCGAACGTCTTCGAGATGGAGGGGATGGAGAAGATCGATCGCGACGCGCTGTTCGCGGCGATCATCGCCATGGTCGTCGCGATGTTGTTCGTCTGGATCGACCTCGGCCGGATGGAGCGGATGTACTTCCCCTTCATCTGGCGACAGCTCACCTCGGCACTGTCCTGGGAAGTGCACGCCTACGTGGCCTACATCGGCGTGTTGACTGCCGAACTGTACTTCTCGATGCGGGCTGATCTGGTCCGGGTCTCGAATCACGCGTCCGGACTGCGGGGACGAATCGCCGGACTGCTCACGCTGGGCCGCACCAGCCTGAGTGAGAGTGCCATCCAGACCGACCGCTCGTGGCTCAAACGCATCGGCATCCTCGGGATTCCCCTGGCCATCTTCTTCGTCCACGGCGGGACGGGGATCCTCTTCGCCGGCGTGAAAGCCCGGGCCTACTGGAACAGTGGCCTCTTCCCGGTCATCTTCGTCGTTTCGGCCCTGCTCTCCGGGACCGCACTGGTCATGGCCGTCTATGTGTTGCGCCGGAAGCTCTTCGAGGGAAAACCGGTCGATTTGGACCTCCTCGACCGGCTTGGTCAGTTGTTGCTCGGCTTCGTGCTGATCGATGCGGCCTTCACCGCAATCGAGGCCCTGATCGGCGTGATGTCGCTTGAAGGCGCGCACTTGAGCGCGTGGCTCACGATCGCCCTGGGCAAGATGGCCTGGTCGTTCTGGATCGTGATGGTCGGACTGGGGTGGGTGGTACCCCTCATCCTGACGAGCCGTCGGTCCTGGCGGCGCCGGCCGATGTTGATGGTGATCGCCGGACTCTCGGTCGTCATCGGGATCGTCGGTGTCCGGTTCAACATCGTCGTCCCACCGCTGGTGAACCCGGTCATGGAGGGACTCCCAGCCGGTGATTATCTGCCGTCGCTCACCGAGTGGGCCACGAGCTTCGGAATCGTCGCCGTCGGGCTCCTGATCTATACGCTCGGCGCTGAAGTACTGCCGTTGACCCCGCTAACTGAGGAGGATAACTCATGA